A window from Micromonospora terminaliae encodes these proteins:
- a CDS encoding N-6 DNA methylase, which yields MGDRLGNLGAFMVALKREPDRWKTLADQPDSVLIANLVDLIRTAVPEFDALLTDVPDQDSATIVRLAAEAVERDSGATVFDFLCERYLEVHSRRHTVTPTWVANLMIALTGAAGGRLLDPACGIGTLLLAGRAAGATELSGQEISISATRVAVARLLLQGDRSRLVVGDSLKGDAFAGEVFDAVVCNPPFAERSWGHDELTNDPRWTYGMPPRGESELAWLQHCLAHVRPGGHVAILMPAAAASRRAGRRIRANLLRAGALRAVISLPGWGTTSPGGPDVWVLRRPDSTDHTHVLLLDATTDRDMVEDSWRSFVADPQTDPQGPSRSVRIIDLLDEDVDLTPARHIAANSASSGARTFRPTRTRLFQAARTLADTLPDLVTPDTSDPLPTTTIGELAKAGAVSIRQAPMGMLTDRGDLPVLTAKDVRLGRPPSGAASVGPGSITLRRGDVVALPPGRHSAVRVVTEDGMLLGPQLLLFRVDLERIDPQFLAGFLRIAQTAPRSGSSSGRADLHRTPLLRLPLDAQREYGAAFQLLSDFQQSVRETAELAESLVALGIAGLADGGLRPGGVGSE from the coding sequence TTGGGTGACCGGCTGGGGAACCTCGGCGCGTTCATGGTCGCCCTGAAGCGAGAGCCCGACCGGTGGAAGACCCTCGCGGACCAGCCCGACTCCGTCCTCATCGCGAACCTCGTCGACCTGATCCGTACCGCCGTCCCGGAGTTCGACGCCCTGCTCACGGACGTGCCGGACCAGGACAGTGCCACCATCGTCCGGCTCGCGGCCGAGGCCGTCGAGCGGGACAGCGGTGCCACCGTCTTCGACTTCCTCTGCGAGCGGTACCTGGAGGTCCACTCCCGCCGACACACCGTCACACCCACATGGGTGGCGAACCTCATGATCGCATTGACCGGCGCGGCGGGCGGGCGGCTGCTCGACCCGGCGTGCGGCATCGGCACCCTTCTGCTGGCCGGGCGGGCCGCAGGCGCTACCGAACTGTCCGGGCAGGAAATCAGCATCTCCGCCACCCGAGTTGCCGTCGCCCGGCTGCTCCTGCAAGGCGACCGCTCCAGACTGGTCGTAGGTGACTCCCTAAAAGGCGACGCCTTCGCCGGCGAAGTGTTCGACGCCGTGGTCTGCAACCCGCCGTTCGCGGAGCGCTCCTGGGGCCACGACGAACTCACCAACGACCCCCGCTGGACGTACGGGATGCCGCCGCGAGGCGAGTCGGAGCTGGCCTGGCTGCAGCACTGCCTGGCCCACGTCAGGCCCGGCGGGCATGTGGCGATTCTGATGCCGGCGGCCGCGGCGAGCCGCCGCGCGGGCCGCCGAATCCGGGCAAATCTGCTCCGGGCCGGCGCGCTCCGCGCGGTCATCAGCCTGCCCGGATGGGGGACCACGTCGCCGGGCGGCCCGGATGTGTGGGTGCTACGCCGTCCCGACAGCACCGACCACACGCATGTGCTGCTGCTCGACGCCACCACCGACCGCGACATGGTCGAGGACAGCTGGCGGTCCTTCGTGGCCGACCCGCAGACCGATCCGCAAGGCCCGAGCCGCTCGGTCCGCATCATCGACCTACTCGACGAGGATGTTGATCTCACCCCGGCTCGGCACATCGCGGCCAACTCCGCCAGCTCCGGGGCACGGACATTCCGGCCCACCCGAACCCGGCTGTTCCAGGCAGCCCGAACACTGGCTGACACCCTGCCCGATCTGGTCACCCCGGACACGTCCGACCCGTTGCCCACCACCACCATCGGCGAACTGGCAAAGGCCGGCGCGGTGTCCATCCGTCAGGCACCGATGGGAATGCTCACCGACCGGGGAGACCTGCCCGTCCTCACGGCCAAGGATGTCCGGCTCGGCCGTCCGCCCTCGGGTGCCGCCAGCGTCGGCCCGGGCTCGATCACCCTGCGGCGCGGCGACGTGGTCGCTCTGCCGCCCGGGCGGCACTCGGCGGTCCGCGTGGTCACCGAGGACGGAATGCTGCTCGGACCACAGCTACTGCTCTTCCGGGTCGATCTCGAGCGGATCGACCCCCAGTTTCTCGCCGGGTTCCTCCGCATCGCGCAGACCGCACCCCGCAGCGGGTCCAGCTCCGGGCGTGCCGATCTGCACCGGACACCCCTGCTCCGGCTGCCCCTAGACGCGCAACGCGAGTATGGCGCGGCGTTCCAGCTGTTGTCCGACTTCCAACAGTCGGTGCGGGAGACGGCGGAACTCGCGGAGTCACTTGTGGCACTAGGAATCGCGGGTCTCGCTGACGGCGGCCTACGCCCGGGCGGAGTAGGGAGTGAATAG